A window of the Electrophorus electricus isolate fEleEle1 chromosome 11, fEleEle1.pri, whole genome shotgun sequence genome harbors these coding sequences:
- the LOC113574733 gene encoding cytochrome c oxidase assembly protein COX16 homolog, mitochondrial, with protein sequence MWTKVHKLQKSKTAKYGVPMLLMIVGSSFGLREFTQIRYDAQKIQRKMDPALEAKLKPKKQSDILEEEYEKLKEMNLDNWKNIRGPRPWED encoded by the exons ATGTGGACGAAGGTACATAAACTACAAAAAAGCAAGACGGCGAAATATGGAGTACCCATGCTC CTGATGATCGTGGGAAGCTCTTTTGGACTGAGAGAATTCACACAAATTCGATACGACGCTCAGAAAATCCAGAGAAAG atGGACCCTGCCCTGGAGGCCAAACTGAAGCCAAAGAAACAGTCTGACATTCTGGAAGAGGAATATGAG AAACTGAAGGAAATGAACCTCGACAACTGGAAGAACATCCGTGGCCCACGGCCATGGGAGGACTAG